Within the Metasolibacillus fluoroglycofenilyticus genome, the region CAAGAGCATTAAATAAAATTCACGCACAGCTAGAGGCTGATTATTTTATTATTGATTTAGAGGATGCTGTTCCCATTGCTGAAAAATCCGCCACGAGGAAAAATGTTCAAGATTTTATGACAAATAATCCGACCTCTAAAAAAGTTTATTTAAGAATCAATTCAATTGATAGTAACTTATATGAGGATGATTTGAAAAACATTAATATGAAGCTATTCAAAGGTGTTATTCTTTCTAAATGTGAAAATGCCACCCAAGTAAAAATAATTGAAGATTTATTAAAAACACAATCGGTTACACCTTGTATTATTCCGTTGATTGAGACGGTGAATGGCTACTATAATTTACAGGAGATATTAAAGGAAGGTTCGGTTGAGCGGATTGCATTCGGTGCAATAGATATGGCAAATGAATTCGATATAGCAGGGGATAATTTGATAGATAATCCTTTATTGAACGAAATGCGCATTACAATGGCGCTATTGTCGAAACGATTCAATAAGCAAG harbors:
- a CDS encoding HpcH/HpaI aldolase/citrate lyase family protein yields the protein MPGNNTRALNKIHAQLEADYFIIDLEDAVPIAEKSATRKNVQDFMTNNPTSKKVYLRINSIDSNLYEDDLKNINMKLFKGVILSKCENATQVKIIEDLLKTQSVTPCIIPLIETVNGYYNLQEILKEGSVERIAFGAIDMANEFDIAGDNLIDNPLLNEMRITMALLSKRFNKQAPLDAPCIFIDRLSVLQQESEFAKKIGYYGKLAIHPKQLETIANVFSYSEEEIKLANEIVEIYEHNNYKTISYKNIMIDTPVYLRMKKILEESE